The DNA region TAAGGGCTATCAACTCGGTGAGAATTCCCCTTTTTTCGGCTTCAGACCAGGCGATTTCACTGAGGTCATCAAAGTATTGCTGATGGTCCAGATAGAAAATTTCAGGGGTTGGCAGGAAGAACTTTTCATAATTTACCTTGAGCAAGTTAGGCAGCATGGTATGGTAGGCTTCAACTAAGAAACAAAAGTTTTGCTTGGCCATATCCTTACCTAATTGCAACATCTCTTCACTTAATACTGGTTCGTCATCTAAAAGTGCGGTAAGCGGCTTCAATTCGCCTTCAAAATCAGCCTCGGTTTTAACTGGTGAAATGACATAACCCAAGAGGTTACGACTGCCAAATGGGACTTGTACCCGCATGCCTGGTTGAATAATATTCACCATTTCTTCAGGGATTTGGTATTCAAAAGGATGGTCCGTCTGCATGGTGGGGACGTCCACGATCACTTCTATAACATTTGCCTCAACCATTCCAGTCGCCTCCTTCATCGTATTCATCTACCTATTGTATAGTAATTGGTTAGAATTTAACATTAATTGCCTGTGGCATACATTTTCGCTTTTGCTTTGTATATTTGTTCGTTAATTCGTACTATTTACAAGTCAACCCTAAATATTTTGAAATATCGTAGTTCATTTGCGAACATTTAACCTTAAATCTATTTACTTGTTCGTTAATTTATCTTAAAATGAGAAAGAAGGAAATATTTTTATTTAAAGGGAGCACAATATGATTGGATTAGAAAAAGCCATTTTAGCCACTTATTTTCATACGCCAGAACATGGTCAACTGACATACCAAGAAGACGCACTGATAACCATCAACCAAGATGGGGTCATCGACCGAATTGTCCCTCAAGATGACGGTGACTACCAACCGCTAATCGCCTTATTTGAAGAACGTGGCACTTTAATTCGTCTAACAGACGGCCAATATTTATTACCTGGCTTTATCGACACCCATATCCACGCACCCCAGTGGCCTCAAGCAGGGATTGCTTTAGACGCCCCCTTGGATGTTTGGTTAAATGAACACACTTTTCCACTAGAGGCTAAATATAAAGACATTGACTTCGCGATAGAAGTTTACACAGACTTAGTGGCGACCTTACTCGCTCGTGGCACCACTACTGCCCTTTATTTCGGGACTATTCACAAAGAATCGTCATTTGAATTGGTTAAGATTGCTGCAGAAAAAGGTCAACGCGCCTTAGTTGGTAAAGTAGTTATGGATGACCCACAAGGTAACCCTGACTTTTACCGAGATGCCTCAACTGAGATTGCCCTACAAGAAACTGAAGAATTTATCCAAGAAGTGCGTGCCTATGGTAAGGACGTCATTCAAGGCGTCTACCCTGTTGTCATGCCCCGCTTTGCCCCCTCTTGTACTGACGAGGCCTTAGCTGGTTTAGGGGCACTAGCTCAAAAATACGACACCCACGTCCACACTCATTGTAGTGAAGGCCAATGGGAACATGATTTTACTTATAAACGCTTCGGTAAAACTGACACAGAAGCGCTTAGAGACTTTGGTTTATTCGGTAAAAAATCAGTTATGGCCCACTCTAACTTTATCAATGACGATGATGCTGCGATTTTTGCAGAAAACCAAACAGCGGTTGCCCACTGCCCTATTTCTAACGTTTATTTTGCTAATAGTATTATTCCCATTAAACACCTAAAAGAATTAGACGTACAAGTTGGCTTAGGAACAGATATTTCCGGTGGCTTCTCACCGTCTCTATATGACGGGATTAAACAAGCCGTGATGAGCTCACGTCAATTAGAAGACGGTGTTAATACCCATTTACCGCAAGCCAAACGCGGTGTGCCAGATTCTCGCATTTCTGTTGTAGAAGCCTTTTCTCTTGCTACACTTGGTGGTGGTGAAGCCCTTGACTTACCAATTGGTTTAATCAAAGAAGGCTATGCTGCTGATTTCCAAGTAATTGATACCACAGCCAAGGATAATCGTATCCAAGGATTTGGTGTCTTTGAAGACCTAGGACAAACGTTTGAAAAGATCCTATACCTAGCTAACCAAGCCAATATCCAACAAGTATATGTTCAAGGCAAATTAGTCTCTGAAAAATAATATTCAATTGATGATAAGAGGTATGACCGTTTTGATGGTACACCTCTTTTTTTGCGTATTTCATTAGCTAAGTCACCTCACATATCTAGATTGAATTAGCAAAAAAACCAAGCAACGGAAAGCTACTTGGCTTAATGAAGTTTATATTTTTCTAAAAATGATAATTAGCTTTGCGATAATGAGTCTGGATCAATCACTAAGTCATTAGAAGCGATTTCTTCTAAAGCTTGTCCTACATATTTAGGTGATTGGTATTCATTTAACATCGGATTCTTCTCAACCTGTAATTCAGTTGCGCGTTTTGCAGCAATGGATACTAGTGAGTATTTTGAATCGATGCGGTCTAATAATTTGTCAATTGATGGATAGATAATCATTATTATTCGTCGCCTTCCTTTAAGTAATTTTCTACAATATCGTCGATAAAGCGGTCTGTCTTTAAATGCTCAGCATTTATGATGGTTTGAATACGTTCAACTGCTGAGTCTACATTGTCATTTTCAACAACATAGTCGTATTGCGTAACCAATTGTAACTCTTCTCGTGCTTGATGCATCCGTTTCTCAATGACTTCTGGGGCGTCGGTACCACGGTTAACTATTCTAGATTCTAACTCATGCATAGTCGGTGGTGCAAGAAAAATGAATACACCATCTGGCATACGTCGCTTAACCTGCAATGCACCTTGAACCTCTATTTCAAGGAAAACATCCTTACCTTGTTCTGTCATTTCTTCAACGTATTGAAGGGGTGTTCCATAGTAGTTGCCTACATATTCAGCATACTCCAACAAACGTTCGTCTTCAATCATACCTTCGAATTTGTCGCGTGATACAAAGAAGTAGTCTTTACCATCTACTTCGCCCGGACGTGGTTGTCGGGTTGTTGCAGAAACTGAATAATAAAACTGATCATGATTTGTATCAGTCTCGAACAGCGCTTGTCGCACTGTTCCCTTCCCCACTCCAGAGGGACCGGATAATACAACTAATAGTCCTTTCGATTTCATAGAACACCTTTCACCCTTCACATTTTTATATAGCATTAATAGTACCACAAATTTAAATATTTTTCTCAAAGACCTGAAGATTTTCTTTAATGTTCGGATTAATTTTCAATTAGAATCATACCATATTTAAGCTTCTGAGTAAAAAAGTGAACAGATGTTCGCAAAAAGACTTGCA from Aerococcus urinaeequi includes:
- the guaD gene encoding guanine deaminase, producing MIGLEKAILATYFHTPEHGQLTYQEDALITINQDGVIDRIVPQDDGDYQPLIALFEERGTLIRLTDGQYLLPGFIDTHIHAPQWPQAGIALDAPLDVWLNEHTFPLEAKYKDIDFAIEVYTDLVATLLARGTTTALYFGTIHKESSFELVKIAAEKGQRALVGKVVMDDPQGNPDFYRDASTEIALQETEEFIQEVRAYGKDVIQGVYPVVMPRFAPSCTDEALAGLGALAQKYDTHVHTHCSEGQWEHDFTYKRFGKTDTEALRDFGLFGKKSVMAHSNFINDDDAAIFAENQTAVAHCPISNVYFANSIIPIKHLKELDVQVGLGTDISGGFSPSLYDGIKQAVMSSRQLEDGVNTHLPQAKRGVPDSRISVVEAFSLATLGGGEALDLPIGLIKEGYAADFQVIDTTAKDNRIQGFGVFEDLGQTFEKILYLANQANIQQVYVQGKLVSEK
- the rpoZ gene encoding DNA-directed RNA polymerase subunit omega; protein product: MIIYPSIDKLLDRIDSKYSLVSIAAKRATELQVEKNPMLNEYQSPKYVGQALEEIASNDLVIDPDSLSQS
- the gmk gene encoding guanylate kinase, which translates into the protein MKSKGLLVVLSGPSGVGKGTVRQALFETDTNHDQFYYSVSATTRQPRPGEVDGKDYFFVSRDKFEGMIEDERLLEYAEYVGNYYGTPLQYVEEMTEQGKDVFLEIEVQGALQVKRRMPDGVFIFLAPPTMHELESRIVNRGTDAPEVIEKRMHQAREELQLVTQYDYVVENDNVDSAVERIQTIINAEHLKTDRFIDDIVENYLKEGDE